A genomic stretch from Anaerolinea thermophila UNI-1 includes:
- the fni gene encoding type 2 isopentenyl-diphosphate Delta-isomerase, with amino-acid sequence MDHLPSTESRKSDHIRINLEEDVRSALTTGLERFFFIHEALPEVNLEEIDLHLELFGKTLNAPILISSMTGGTEKAGLINQRLAEAAQATGIAMGVGSQRVALENPQAGASFQIRQFAPDILLFANIGAVQLNYGYAVEHCQRAVDMIQADALILHLNSLQEAIQPEGDTRFAGLLGKIEQVCKQVSVPVIAKEVGWGISERTARMLVDAGVSAIDVAGAGGTSWSQVEMYRIQDERRARIAAAFRNWGIPTAYSIQMVKKVAPHVPIIASGGLKTGVDIAKCIALGACMGGMAGQFLKAATQSTEAVIELIEETREEIRITMFGVGAANLKALSSTPLIEY; translated from the coding sequence GGACCACCTCCCATCAACCGAGTCACGAAAATCGGATCATATTCGCATTAATCTCGAAGAAGATGTGCGTTCTGCACTTACTACCGGGCTGGAACGCTTCTTTTTCATTCATGAAGCCTTACCCGAAGTCAACCTTGAGGAAATTGACCTGCATCTGGAATTGTTTGGCAAAACCCTTAACGCCCCTATTCTGATTTCATCCATGACGGGAGGAACGGAAAAGGCTGGGCTGATCAATCAACGCTTAGCCGAAGCCGCACAGGCGACCGGCATCGCCATGGGAGTGGGCTCGCAGAGAGTGGCTCTGGAAAACCCGCAAGCTGGTGCTTCTTTCCAAATAAGGCAATTTGCACCTGATATTCTGCTCTTTGCCAATATTGGAGCGGTGCAATTGAATTATGGGTATGCGGTAGAGCATTGCCAGCGGGCTGTGGACATGATTCAAGCCGATGCCCTGATTCTCCATTTGAACTCCCTGCAAGAAGCCATTCAACCCGAGGGAGATACTCGCTTTGCGGGACTGCTTGGGAAAATCGAACAGGTTTGCAAGCAAGTGTCAGTCCCCGTCATTGCCAAAGAAGTAGGATGGGGAATTTCAGAAAGGACAGCCCGCATGCTGGTGGATGCCGGGGTTTCAGCAATTGACGTAGCCGGGGCGGGAGGCACCTCATGGTCACAGGTAGAGATGTATCGCATTCAGGATGAGAGACGTGCGCGAATCGCAGCCGCATTCCGCAATTGGGGCATCCCAACCGCATACTCTATCCAAATGGTCAAAAAAGTTGCACCCCATGTTCCCATCATTGCCTCAGGAGGATTGAAAACGGGAGTGGATATTGCCAAATGCATCGCCCTGGGAGCCTGCATGGGAGGCATGGCAGGGCAATTCCTCAAAGCCGCTACCCAATCCACTGAAGCGGTGATCGAACTTATCGAGGAAACCCGGGAAGAAATCCGCATCACCATGTTTGGTGTGGGCGCTGCAAACCTAAAGGCTTTATCATCGACCCCATTGATAGAATACTGA
- a CDS encoding polyprenyl synthetase family protein has protein sequence MMLNQVVQEMLPRIEEELRQVIEATSSPNTPQLSAMLRYHLGWEGEGTGQEAQGKRIRPLLVLLSAQAVGGKWEQALPAAAAVELVHNFSLIHDDIQDQSTLRRGRPTVWVKWGIAQAINAGDAMFTQAFWALNRLEQTISSQTALEASRILHQVCLRLTEGQYLDLAYEKVDTLPLEAYWPMVGGKTAALLGGCVELGGLCSHASPEQRTALREFGENLGLAFQVLDDWLGIWGDAALTGKSTESDLVSGKKSLPVLYGLANSETFAQRWRRGKITSEEVHDIAGLLQDCGAEAFTLNTAEELTQKALDALNRAFEQNRERSLLLSELAKKLLSRKS, from the coding sequence ATGATGCTTAACCAGGTCGTTCAAGAAATGTTACCGCGCATTGAAGAGGAACTTCGACAGGTGATTGAGGCAACCTCCAGTCCGAACACCCCGCAACTTTCTGCCATGCTCCGCTATCACCTGGGCTGGGAAGGGGAAGGGACAGGGCAGGAAGCCCAGGGAAAACGGATTCGCCCTCTGCTGGTGCTTCTCAGCGCCCAGGCAGTTGGAGGAAAATGGGAACAAGCCCTGCCTGCCGCAGCGGCAGTGGAACTGGTTCACAATTTTTCCCTGATTCATGATGATATTCAGGATCAAAGCACCTTACGTCGAGGACGCCCAACCGTTTGGGTCAAATGGGGCATTGCTCAAGCCATCAACGCAGGTGATGCCATGTTCACCCAGGCGTTCTGGGCATTAAACCGCCTGGAGCAAACCATTTCCAGCCAAACTGCGCTGGAAGCCTCACGAATTCTTCATCAGGTATGTCTACGGCTAACCGAGGGGCAGTATCTCGATCTTGCGTATGAAAAGGTGGACACTCTTCCCTTAGAGGCTTACTGGCCCATGGTTGGCGGAAAAACGGCCGCGCTTCTGGGAGGATGTGTGGAACTGGGCGGGCTTTGTTCTCATGCGAGTCCTGAGCAACGCACGGCTTTGCGTGAATTTGGTGAGAATCTGGGGCTGGCGTTTCAGGTTCTGGATGACTGGCTGGGCATCTGGGGAGATGCCGCTTTGACAGGGAAATCCACAGAGAGCGATCTGGTGTCGGGAAAAAAATCCCTGCCGGTGTTGTATGGGCTGGCAAACAGCGAGACATTCGCCCAGCGCTGGCGCAGAGGAAAGATCACCAGCGAGGAAGTCCACGATATTGCTGGGTTGCTTCAGGATTGCGGTGCAGAGGCATTTACCCTCAACACCGCCGAGGAACTGACACAAAAGGCTTTAGACGCTTTAAATCGTGCCTTTGAACAAAATCGTGAACGAAGTCTGTTATTAAGTGAATTAGCAAAGAAATTACTCAGCCGGAAATCTTAG
- a CDS encoding prolipoprotein diacylglyceryl transferase — MLPIIHLGPLAVQTPGLILLLGVWFALDVTEKHAVRFGISSSKVSRLMLWGVISGILGARIGYALQFPQAFLSSPASLLSLTPQMLSAEAGMLTAFLVSLVYLQKAQLPFWRTLDALTTFFSILAVAIGLSHVASGENFGIPTTLPWAVELWGARRHPTQVYEVILSLGILLVIWIPRKTLSTDSLFEIPGSRFLLFVILTAIVQIVVEPFRASSLWIGPVRQVHFITWLILALALWTLDRRLSQRAKISG; from the coding sequence ATGCTTCCCATTATTCACCTTGGCCCCCTTGCCGTGCAAACCCCCGGTTTGATTCTGCTCCTTGGGGTCTGGTTTGCTCTGGACGTCACCGAGAAACATGCCGTTCGGTTTGGTATTTCGTCCTCAAAGGTGTCCCGTTTGATGCTATGGGGGGTAATTTCCGGGATCCTGGGTGCAAGGATTGGGTATGCGTTGCAGTTTCCTCAAGCCTTCCTGAGCAGTCCCGCAAGTCTTCTTTCGCTGACTCCGCAAATGCTTTCTGCAGAAGCCGGTATGCTCACCGCCTTTCTGGTCAGTCTGGTGTATCTTCAGAAAGCGCAATTGCCCTTCTGGCGTACGCTGGATGCCCTTACCACGTTTTTCAGTATCCTTGCTGTAGCGATCGGGTTATCCCATGTTGCCAGTGGAGAGAATTTTGGCATTCCCACTACCTTACCCTGGGCTGTGGAGTTATGGGGTGCGCGCAGGCATCCAACTCAAGTTTATGAGGTGATTCTTTCTTTGGGAATTCTGTTAGTGATCTGGATACCGCGCAAAACCCTTTCGACCGACTCATTATTCGAAATTCCGGGGAGCAGATTCTTGCTATTTGTTATCCTCACGGCTATTGTTCAAATCGTGGTAGAGCCCTTTCGGGCGAGCAGCCTTTGGATTGGACCTGTTCGTCAGGTTCACTTCATTACCTGGCTGATTCTTGCTCTTGCCCTTTGGACATTGGATCGACGCTTATCTCAAAGGGCTAAGATTTCCGGCTGA
- a CDS encoding TlpA disulfide reductase family protein: MVKISAYRWFALLSLFLTALWIGVSSIFFKASEQTVAFAQRGFLAPDFELRSIDGGTIRLSDLRGKVVILNFWASWCPPCREEMPALQRVYQAYQSQGVEVIAVNATSQDTLSDVLNFVQDNGLTFSVLLDEQGGVQSTYRISGLPTTFFIDREGKIRELIIGGPLSEALLLAQAQRLSQQGEP; encoded by the coding sequence ATGGTAAAAATCTCTGCCTATCGTTGGTTTGCGTTGCTGTCTTTGTTTCTGACGGCTTTATGGATTGGCGTGTCATCCATATTTTTCAAAGCATCAGAACAGACTGTTGCATTTGCTCAGCGCGGTTTTCTTGCGCCAGATTTTGAGTTAAGGTCAATAGACGGAGGAACCATCCGCCTGAGCGATTTGCGGGGTAAGGTGGTCATTTTGAATTTTTGGGCTTCCTGGTGCCCTCCCTGCCGTGAGGAAATGCCTGCTCTTCAGCGCGTCTATCAAGCCTATCAATCACAGGGGGTGGAAGTGATTGCTGTCAATGCTACCAGTCAGGATACACTCTCCGATGTTCTGAATTTTGTTCAAGACAATGGATTGACTTTTTCTGTACTGCTGGATGAGCAAGGGGGCGTTCAATCTACGTACCGTATTAGCGGGTTACCCACCACTTTCTTTATCGACCGGGAAGGCAAAATTCGGGAATTAATTATCGGCGGGCCTTTATCCGAAGCCTTGCTTCTTGCACAGGCACAAAGACTTTCTCAGCAGGGAGAACCTTGA
- a CDS encoding class II aldolase/adducin family protein, whose product MMGKAGKRLAEMNASEGAAGNLSIGIRGQIIPEELFSIQEQIELPICVPELSGITFLVSGSGQRLRDILDHPLATIGCLQIDDEGKTGTLYTSPQRKFQKLTSEFNSHLAVHAVLMTEKALHFHSIVHAQPPYLTYLSHLTPYQEERTLNQRLFRWQPETIIQFPEGFAVLPFAVPGSDELMRANVTALRRHKLAIWSKHGVMACSEECILKAVDYIEYAEAAARYEYLNLATGAPSAGLSVDEILRICQAFHIKQTVFSKPTS is encoded by the coding sequence ATGATGGGGAAGGCAGGAAAACGCCTTGCCGAGATGAATGCCAGCGAAGGAGCGGCTGGGAATCTCTCTATTGGAATTCGAGGACAGATTATTCCTGAAGAGTTATTTTCCATTCAGGAACAAATTGAGTTGCCCATATGTGTGCCAGAATTAAGTGGGATAACTTTTCTGGTGTCAGGCTCTGGACAACGCCTCAGAGACATCCTCGATCATCCTCTGGCAACGATAGGATGTTTACAAATCGATGATGAGGGAAAAACAGGGACTTTATACACCTCTCCCCAACGCAAGTTTCAAAAACTGACCAGCGAATTCAACTCCCACCTGGCAGTACATGCTGTCTTGATGACGGAAAAGGCACTCCATTTCCATTCGATTGTGCATGCACAACCGCCCTATCTCACGTATCTCAGCCACTTAACGCCATATCAAGAAGAACGCACTTTAAATCAGCGTTTGTTTCGCTGGCAACCGGAAACAATCATCCAGTTTCCTGAAGGATTTGCAGTTTTACCTTTTGCAGTTCCTGGATCAGACGAACTGATGCGTGCCAACGTAACGGCTTTACGACGCCACAAACTTGCTATCTGGAGTAAGCACGGGGTCATGGCATGTTCCGAAGAATGTATTTTGAAAGCCGTAGATTATATTGAATATGCAGAGGCAGCAGCCAGATATGAATACCTGAACCTTGCTACAGGGGCACCTAGCGCCGGATTGAGCGTGGATGAAATCTTGAGAATCTGCCAAGCCTTTCATATCAAGCAAACGGTGTTTTCCAAACCAACCTCATAA
- the acpP gene encoding acyl carrier protein, producing MSDTFEQVKAVIMDVMKIDGEGITMETRFVEDLKADSMDQFFLIDGFCEKFNMSISDEDARQIRTVGDAVRYIDAHRG from the coding sequence ATGAGCGATACATTTGAGCAGGTCAAAGCCGTCATTATGGATGTGATGAAAATCGATGGTGAGGGAATTACCATGGAAACCCGCTTCGTGGAGGATTTGAAGGCGGATTCCATGGATCAATTCTTCCTGATTGACGGATTTTGCGAGAAATTCAACATGTCCATCAGCGACGAGGACGCCCGGCAAATCCGCACTGTTGGAGATGCTGTTCGCTACATTGACGCCCACCGCGGATAA
- the sucD gene encoding succinate--CoA ligase subunit alpha → MSILVNKQTRLVVQGITGNEGLFHTTQMVAYGTNVVAGVTPGKGGEWVLEGKIPVFDTVRSAVETTGANTSVIFVPARFAPDAILEAADAGVSLIVCITEGIPVQDMMRVRSYLDQKKVRLVGPNCPGILTPGEAKVGIIPNNISIPGNIGIVSRSGTLTYEVLYALKMAGKGASTCVGIGGDPINGTNFVDVLDMFEADPHTDQVVMIGEIGGTDEEKAAEFIARNMTKPVVAFIAGQSAPPGKRMGHAGAIIEGGTGTARDKVLALEKSGVRVANHPEEIPGLLG, encoded by the coding sequence ATGAGCATTCTGGTCAATAAACAAACCCGTCTGGTGGTTCAAGGCATTACAGGTAATGAAGGTCTTTTCCACACCACGCAAATGGTGGCTTACGGTACCAATGTGGTGGCAGGCGTCACCCCGGGGAAAGGGGGAGAGTGGGTATTAGAAGGGAAAATCCCGGTCTTTGATACGGTGCGCTCTGCGGTAGAAACCACGGGTGCCAATACCAGTGTGATTTTTGTCCCTGCCCGATTCGCCCCCGATGCTATTCTGGAAGCCGCAGATGCGGGGGTTTCGCTCATTGTATGTATTACGGAAGGCATTCCTGTACAGGATATGATGCGGGTGCGCAGTTATCTGGACCAGAAAAAAGTGCGCCTGGTTGGTCCGAACTGCCCTGGTATTTTGACCCCTGGGGAAGCCAAGGTGGGCATTATCCCCAATAATATTTCCATTCCGGGAAATATTGGTATTGTCTCCCGCTCGGGCACTTTGACGTATGAAGTCTTATATGCTCTGAAGATGGCTGGAAAAGGTGCCAGCACCTGTGTGGGGATTGGGGGAGATCCCATCAACGGGACAAATTTTGTGGATGTGCTGGATATGTTTGAAGCGGATCCTCACACCGATCAGGTGGTGATGATTGGCGAAATCGGCGGTACCGATGAAGAAAAAGCGGCAGAGTTTATCGCCCGAAATATGACCAAACCGGTGGTTGCCTTTATCGCCGGGCAGTCAGCCCCGCCTGGCAAACGTATGGGGCACGCTGGGGCAATCATTGAAGGCGGAACAGGTACAGCCAGGGATAAAGTTCTGGCGCTGGAAAAAAGTGGTGTTCGCGTAGCCAATCACCCGGAGGAAATTCCTGGCTTGCTTGGATAG
- the sucC gene encoding ADP-forming succinate--CoA ligase subunit beta: MKLHEYQSKAIFHRYGVPIPKGRTTTMASEAKHFAEELGGKVVIKAQVLVGGRGKAGGIRLAKTPKEAEELATTILGMEIKGLPVRKILVDEAVSFEKEIYLGITNDRGARRPVMMASAAGGVDIEEVARVSPEKIIKIHIDPLLGLREYQARDLAVSIDLPRPLWRSFAEVAYGLWKAYTENDATLAEINPLVITSDKKLLALDGKMVVDDNALFRHPDLVEMRDLDAEDWAEIEARKFGLSYISLDGEIGCMVNGAGLAMATMDIIKLCGGEPANFLDIGGGAGAEKVAAALRIILSDPKVKAVLFNIFGGITRCDEVARGILTALAEVKPNIPMVVRLVGTNAEEGRRLLAEAKMITAETLLEAAQKAVAVVKGEAK; encoded by the coding sequence ATGAAACTACATGAATATCAATCCAAAGCCATTTTTCACCGCTATGGTGTGCCCATTCCCAAGGGAAGGACGACCACCATGGCAAGCGAGGCAAAGCATTTTGCCGAAGAATTGGGCGGAAAAGTTGTCATTAAAGCCCAGGTGCTGGTAGGTGGGCGTGGCAAAGCCGGGGGGATTCGCCTGGCGAAAACGCCCAAAGAAGCCGAAGAACTGGCTACCACGATTCTGGGCATGGAAATCAAAGGATTGCCGGTTCGCAAAATCCTCGTGGATGAAGCCGTGAGTTTTGAGAAGGAGATTTACCTGGGAATCACCAACGATCGCGGGGCGCGCCGTCCGGTGATGATGGCTTCTGCCGCTGGAGGGGTGGATATTGAAGAGGTGGCTCGAGTTTCCCCGGAGAAAATTATCAAGATTCATATCGACCCGCTTCTCGGGTTGCGCGAATATCAGGCGCGCGATCTGGCGGTAAGCATTGATCTCCCCCGTCCGTTGTGGCGCTCATTCGCCGAAGTGGCTTATGGATTGTGGAAAGCCTATACCGAAAACGACGCTACCCTGGCAGAAATCAATCCCCTGGTCATTACTTCCGATAAAAAATTACTCGCCCTGGACGGCAAGATGGTTGTGGATGACAATGCGCTCTTCCGCCACCCCGATTTAGTTGAAATGCGCGATTTGGATGCCGAAGATTGGGCAGAAATCGAAGCCCGTAAGTTTGGACTTTCTTACATTAGCCTGGATGGTGAAATCGGGTGTATGGTGAATGGCGCTGGACTTGCCATGGCAACCATGGATATCATCAAATTGTGTGGGGGTGAACCTGCCAATTTCCTCGATATTGGCGGGGGGGCCGGTGCGGAAAAGGTTGCCGCCGCTTTGCGTATCATCCTGAGCGATCCTAAAGTCAAGGCAGTGCTCTTCAACATTTTTGGGGGGATTACTCGTTGTGATGAAGTGGCGCGTGGAATCCTCACTGCTCTTGCCGAAGTGAAACCCAATATTCCTATGGTAGTTCGGTTGGTAGGTACCAACGCCGAAGAAGGTCGCAGGCTGCTGGCTGAAGCCAAGATGATTACCGCTGAAACGCTTTTGGAAGCCGCTCAAAAGGCGGTTGCTGTGGTGAAAGGGGAAGCAAAATGA
- a CDS encoding SPFH domain-containing protein has translation MARIFDVVEYPNEMLDEIVHRFPEQGVADLRFGSQVIVRESQRAVFFRDGHALDVLGPGRHTISTANVPLLAELLGKAFNNRTPFTAEVYFVSMREFVDKKWGTPQPILVRNPGMGLGVALLQSFGTYSFQVRDPQQFVTQVVGAQHMYTTAEIENRLRTMLLSKLQDILGETAAQHTVADLIALTEEIGAAVRAKAQDDFAAVGLTLKSFYIASLKPSEKSAEELRAMGMLDMQTYTQLQAADALRDAAQNPSGGAGLTAGIGAGMGIGNMLSNTLQGSAGTGAAAASGQATPVIPDVMTPAEAAAILKVSEEDVLAAITAGDLKARKIGNAYRISREALEAFLKG, from the coding sequence ATGGCTAGAATTTTTGATGTAGTGGAATACCCCAATGAAATGCTGGACGAAATCGTCCATCGTTTCCCTGAACAAGGGGTGGCTGACTTGCGTTTTGGCTCGCAGGTGATCGTCCGCGAATCTCAGCGTGCAGTTTTCTTCCGGGATGGACATGCGCTGGATGTGCTGGGTCCCGGCAGGCATACTATCAGTACAGCAAACGTGCCTTTACTGGCCGAACTGTTGGGGAAGGCTTTTAACAACCGCACTCCTTTTACAGCAGAAGTGTACTTTGTCTCCATGCGGGAGTTTGTGGACAAAAAGTGGGGTACCCCTCAGCCGATTCTGGTGCGTAACCCCGGGATGGGGCTGGGAGTTGCCCTCTTGCAAAGTTTTGGAACATACAGTTTTCAGGTGCGTGACCCTCAACAGTTTGTTACCCAGGTGGTTGGTGCTCAGCACATGTATACTACAGCCGAGATTGAGAATCGTCTGCGCACCATGTTGCTTTCCAAACTGCAGGACATTCTGGGTGAAACTGCCGCTCAACACACCGTTGCCGACTTGATTGCATTAACTGAAGAAATTGGCGCAGCGGTACGGGCAAAAGCCCAGGATGACTTTGCTGCAGTGGGCTTGACGCTCAAAAGTTTCTATATCGCCAGTCTCAAGCCGTCTGAGAAGTCTGCTGAAGAACTGCGTGCTATGGGGATGCTGGATATGCAGACCTATACACAACTGCAGGCGGCAGATGCCCTGCGTGATGCGGCCCAAAACCCCAGTGGTGGTGCTGGCTTAACCGCAGGAATTGGTGCCGGGATGGGCATTGGCAATATGCTCTCCAATACCTTACAGGGTTCGGCAGGCACTGGCGCTGCGGCCGCCTCTGGGCAAGCCACGCCGGTGATTCCCGATGTGATGACCCCTGCCGAAGCGGCGGCAATACTGAAGGTTTCAGAGGAAGACGTCCTGGCTGCCATCACAGCGGGGGATTTGAAAGCCCGTAAGATTGGCAACGCTTACCGCATTAGCCGGGAAGCATTAGAGGCATTCCTCAAAGGGTAA
- a CDS encoding Flp family type IVb pilin has protein sequence MLLAAKEKGQGLVEYALILVLVAVVVIVILALLGPAIGNIFSNIVNAI, from the coding sequence ATGTTACTCGCAGCCAAAGAAAAAGGACAGGGACTTGTTGAATACGCACTCATTCTGGTTCTTGTTGCCGTTGTAGTCATTGTCATTCTGGCTCTTCTGGGGCCCGCCATCGGCAACATTTTCAGCAACATTGTCAACGCCATCTAA
- the cpaB gene encoding Flp pilus assembly protein CpaB, which yields MATGGRRRGRAFILIALILILLLVLAWAVVRFFAPNQLPTAPGETSAPPTPVEEMTSIVISVQPISRGLEFNETNVTTIPYPKKDLVEGAFITDIQEVLGKRAKFDIEARTPITMTMLVDPTTKNSPAAFQIPPGQVAITIPVSKLSSVAYGLEPGDHVNVIVSLLLVDIDPGFQSKLPNNTGVVVAPGPSGEGGPTTISASVSKTDSLSGRTELDPTLGQPIYVIPSEPQRPRLVSQTLIQDAIVLRLGDFTSTSQQQAQTAAQQQPTPAPATGQAQQPAEAPKPDTVTLIVTPQDAVTLNYLMLAGGRLNLVMRSAGDSQRIATEPVTLQFILDQYNIPNPAKLPYGLEPRLDQFPNTIPAFPSTGSTFTATPQ from the coding sequence ATGGCAACAGGTGGGAGACGCCGCGGACGAGCATTTATTCTCATTGCTCTGATCCTGATTTTGCTTCTCGTGTTAGCATGGGCTGTGGTACGCTTCTTCGCCCCAAATCAACTCCCTACTGCCCCGGGTGAAACCTCAGCCCCCCCAACCCCCGTTGAGGAAATGACCTCTATTGTCATTTCGGTACAACCGATTTCACGCGGATTGGAATTCAATGAAACGAATGTAACCACTATCCCATATCCTAAAAAGGATCTGGTAGAAGGCGCCTTCATCACAGACATTCAGGAAGTCCTGGGGAAACGGGCAAAGTTTGATATTGAAGCCCGTACTCCTATCACCATGACCATGCTGGTTGATCCAACAACGAAGAACTCACCAGCGGCGTTCCAGATTCCTCCTGGACAGGTTGCCATTACCATTCCGGTAAGCAAACTGTCTTCGGTGGCGTACGGGCTGGAGCCTGGGGATCATGTCAACGTGATTGTCTCCCTGTTGCTGGTGGACATTGACCCGGGTTTCCAATCCAAACTGCCCAACAATACCGGCGTGGTCGTAGCACCGGGACCCTCGGGAGAGGGAGGTCCCACGACTATCTCCGCCTCGGTAAGCAAAACTGACTCGCTCTCCGGGCGCACCGAACTGGATCCTACTCTTGGACAACCTATTTACGTGATTCCGTCTGAGCCACAACGGCCGCGTTTGGTGAGCCAGACTCTGATTCAGGACGCCATTGTGCTTCGGCTGGGGGATTTCACTTCAACATCTCAACAACAAGCCCAGACCGCTGCACAACAACAACCCACGCCAGCACCGGCAACCGGTCAGGCACAGCAACCGGCAGAAGCTCCCAAGCCCGATACGGTGACTCTGATCGTCACCCCCCAGGATGCCGTAACGTTGAACTATCTGATGCTGGCTGGTGGACGTTTGAACCTGGTGATGCGCAGCGCCGGGGATAGCCAGCGAATTGCTACAGAACCGGTAACCCTGCAGTTCATTCTGGATCAATACAACATCCCGAATCCGGCAAAACTGCCCTATGGGTTAGAACCGCGTCTGGATCAATTCCCGAACACCATTCCAGCGTTCCCGAGCACTGGCTCAACCTTCACAGCAACGCCACAGTAA
- a CDS encoding response regulator, which produces MPSQEKVRVLIVDDISETRENIRRMLQFDANIEVIGTARTGREAIEQAQQLKPDVIVMDINMPDMDGITATQEIKRKIPFIQVVILSVQGDQSYMRRAMLAGARDFLTKPPMIDELTDAIRRAGVLAHEERKKVTPGFPVAPVEPGLSTPMPALLPRGKVIVVYSPKGGTGCTTIATNLAIALKADEETRVALIDANLEFGDVAVFLNEQGKNTVLDLAPRAEELDPEIVQSVMVNHRASGLDILAAPPRPEHASKITGEQFSKMVEYLKSLYAYIVIDTASSLTEVVQAALDIANVIVLVTTQDIPSIKNCNLFLGLADAVGMKRDRILFIMNRYDKRINITPERVGESLRQPVATAIPYDDRFIPASVNRGIPFMLDNKAQAIAKSIQSLGDLVKEKIAKLEAAEAELSAK; this is translated from the coding sequence ATGCCATCTCAGGAAAAAGTCCGGGTGTTGATTGTTGATGACATCTCTGAAACACGGGAAAACATCCGCCGTATGCTTCAGTTCGATGCCAATATCGAGGTAATTGGGACCGCTCGTACCGGTCGAGAAGCCATCGAACAAGCCCAACAACTGAAGCCGGATGTAATCGTGATGGATATCAACATGCCGGATATGGACGGGATTACTGCAACCCAGGAAATCAAGCGAAAGATCCCCTTCATTCAGGTTGTAATCCTATCGGTGCAGGGCGATCAATCTTACATGCGCCGGGCAATGCTGGCAGGAGCACGTGATTTTCTCACCAAGCCTCCGATGATTGACGAATTAACCGATGCTATTCGTCGTGCAGGAGTCTTAGCCCATGAGGAACGCAAGAAAGTCACCCCTGGCTTCCCGGTGGCTCCCGTAGAACCCGGCTTAAGCACGCCCATGCCCGCATTATTACCCCGGGGTAAAGTGATTGTGGTCTACAGCCCCAAGGGTGGGACGGGGTGTACCACCATTGCAACCAACCTCGCCATTGCCTTGAAGGCAGATGAAGAAACCCGGGTGGCGCTCATTGATGCGAACCTGGAATTTGGGGATGTGGCAGTCTTCCTGAATGAACAGGGGAAAAACACCGTTCTTGACCTGGCACCCCGGGCAGAAGAACTGGATCCCGAAATTGTTCAGAGCGTCATGGTCAATCATCGCGCTTCAGGACTGGATATTCTGGCAGCGCCTCCCCGCCCAGAACATGCCTCGAAAATCACCGGAGAACAATTTTCCAAGATGGTGGAGTACCTGAAGAGCCTGTACGCTTACATCGTCATTGATACAGCCAGTTCGCTCACCGAAGTGGTTCAGGCAGCGCTGGATATTGCCAACGTAATTGTACTGGTGACCACACAGGATATCCCTTCGATTAAGAATTGTAACCTGTTCCTTGGACTGGCGGATGCCGTAGGGATGAAGCGTGACCGTATCCTGTTTATCATGAATCGTTATGACAAGCGAATCAACATCACCCCGGAACGAGTGGGAGAAAGTTTAAGACAGCCTGTAGCCACCGCCATTCCTTATGATGATCGGTTTATCCCAGCCTCCGTTAATCGGGGGATTCCCTTCATGCTGGATAACAAAGCCCAAGCCATCGCAAAATCCATCCAGTCTTTGGGCGACCTGGTTAAAGAAAAAATTGCCAAACTTGAAGCCGCAGAAGCAGAACTATCGGCTAAATAA